A genomic region of Marinobacter sp. NP-4(2019) contains the following coding sequences:
- a CDS encoding SAM-dependent methyltransferase: protein MNQSTARKTDDSRHQNDQKAHVLKLPLEDLQVDREPHSYEIWLVAKLMRMAGSPPVRFRLWNDEVIEPDSGEARFTIHLTDPKALVSLVTNPNLAFGDLYSAGRLEVDGDLPELMETLYRSVHQARQRWPKWLDALWRNHNPRPTGISEAKENIHHHYDLGNEFYRLWLDEAEMQYTCAYYERADLTLEQAQLAKLEHVCRKLRLKPGMTVVEAGCGWGGLARYMARNYGVRVHAYNISKEQLAYARAEAERQQLDHLIDYVEDDYRNIQGQYDAFVSVGMLEHVGKDNYPALSELIKRSLKPDGIALLHSIGRNRPMLMNAWIEKRIFPGAYPPSIGEFMTLCEHGDFSVLDVENLRLHYAQTLTHWMERFTANEDRVSEMYDEHFTRAWRMYLAGSIAAFRAGSLQLFQVVFTHGDNNRLPQSRQDLYTSPAAPEAH, encoded by the coding sequence ATGAACCAGAGCACTGCCCGGAAAACGGACGATTCCAGACACCAGAACGACCAGAAAGCACACGTTCTGAAGCTCCCCCTGGAAGACCTTCAGGTTGATCGTGAACCTCATTCCTACGAAATATGGCTGGTCGCCAAGCTGATGCGCATGGCCGGCTCGCCTCCGGTCCGGTTCAGGTTGTGGAATGACGAGGTCATTGAGCCTGACAGCGGCGAGGCCCGCTTTACGATTCACCTGACCGATCCCAAGGCCCTGGTTTCCCTGGTGACCAACCCCAACCTGGCGTTCGGAGACCTGTACAGCGCCGGTCGCCTCGAGGTCGATGGCGACCTGCCTGAGCTGATGGAAACACTCTATCGCTCGGTTCACCAGGCCCGTCAGCGTTGGCCCAAATGGCTGGATGCCTTGTGGCGCAACCATAATCCCCGTCCAACCGGCATTTCCGAGGCCAAAGAAAACATCCATCACCATTATGACCTCGGCAATGAGTTCTATCGGTTGTGGCTGGACGAGGCCGAAATGCAGTACACCTGTGCCTATTACGAGCGCGCGGACCTCACCCTGGAGCAGGCGCAGCTCGCCAAACTGGAACATGTCTGTCGCAAGCTCCGCCTCAAGCCCGGAATGACGGTGGTGGAAGCAGGTTGCGGCTGGGGCGGTCTCGCCCGCTATATGGCCAGAAACTATGGCGTCAGGGTACACGCCTACAACATCTCGAAGGAACAACTGGCCTACGCACGCGCCGAGGCGGAGCGGCAGCAACTGGACCACCTGATCGACTATGTGGAAGACGACTACCGCAACATCCAGGGGCAATACGACGCCTTTGTGTCCGTGGGCATGCTGGAACACGTCGGCAAGGACAATTACCCGGCACTGTCGGAACTGATCAAGCGCTCACTGAAACCGGACGGCATTGCCCTACTCCACAGCATTGGCCGAAACCGCCCAATGCTGATGAATGCCTGGATCGAAAAACGGATCTTCCCTGGCGCCTACCCACCCAGCATCGGCGAATTCATGACCCTCTGTGAACACGGGGATTTTTCCGTGCTGGATGTGGAGAACTTGCGCCTGCACTACGCCCAGACACTGACCCACTGGATGGAGCGCTTCACCGCCAACGAAGACCGGGTGTCCGAAATGTACGACGAGCACTTCACCCGCGCCTGGCGTATGTACCTGGCTGGCTCCATCGCCGCCTTCCGTGCCGGATCGCTGCAACTCTTTCAGGTCGTCTTCACCCACGGCGACAATAA